In Patagioenas fasciata isolate bPatFas1 chromosome 20, bPatFas1.hap1, whole genome shotgun sequence, a genomic segment contains:
- the C5 gene encoding complement C5, whose amino-acid sequence MTILMCFFVFLFSGTTFGQEKTYVLTAPKIFRAGASEKVVVQAFGFEKEFPVNIAIKSFPDKITVYSSGRISLTPANKFQGAATLTLQPTDLPRTEDSVNYVYLEAVSPHFTRLKKIPVSYENGFLFIHTDKPIYTPDQSVKVRVYSLNEELQPARRETVLTFVDPEGVKVDIVEEEDFTGIVSFPDFKIPPNPKYGIWKIEAKYKKNFVTSAVAKFEVKEYAMPSFSITIEPESSFISSDKFESFRIVVKASYFYNKRLPSADVFLRFGIIEESEKRMMPRAMHVTRIENGVAAINFNSKEAVSSIGFQSLEELDGSYLYIVASVLESEGGLSGEAEFAGVRFAVSPYKLSLIATPLFVKPGLPFFIKVQVKDTGGHFVGNVPITISAKSVGEQTDETELISEHSESRRRKTSMNDGTALFVVNIPSDCKILEFQVQTADPRLSDENQASKTYEAKAYSSLSQSYLYIDWASNHKILEVGDFVNINVYPHSRYIHKIHHFSYLITSKGKIVSFGTQTRMKDLEYEHLTFQITQEMVPSARLIVYYIVMGEEAAELVADSIWLNVEQKCGNSLDIRLQSSKEILKPAEAISLDMKTEFSSFVALSSIDKAVYGVTASGKRAMEKIMLHLEKSDLGCGAGGGRNNIDVFRMAGLTFLTNANADDSNEAGETCNEVLRTKRSDFKEKILKEASKYAHPEVRKCCMAGVKAYPVSETCSDRARRIRSNEKCISAFRDCCEFANRLREEEPNKLLILARMHFESVLELDEAEVRSYFPESWLWEVHQVSPRSKTLSITLPDSLTTWEVQGVGISDKGICVAAPLEVPVVKDIFLSIYVPYSVVRGEQIELKGSVYNHRDSPIKFCVKIAAGNGICAFDSATAGSRMRSCNLKNLDGGSSAPVTFRILPLELGLHTINFTLLTARNSEIVVKTLRVMPEGVKKELHAGFTLDPQGVYGSIKRRQEFRYRIPLNLVPKTKIDRSVSVKGHLMGEAIATVLSPSGLDVLTALPKGSAEAELVSIAPVFYVFHYLEESNNWHLLGPETLTSRTRLRRKMKEGIVSILSFRNSDFSYSMWKNGQASTWLTAFALRILGQVNQYINLDQISVCNSLLWLIENCQMPDGSFSEFSDYQAVKLQGTLPREAKEKSLYLTAFSLIGIEKSIQICPTQKIHDAKNKAGDYLMKNVQSAQSPFTMAITSYALALVDLNHLSARAAFSALKKEASVIGDPPIYRFWKNTFKTPDQHTPSPVTAQMVETTAYALLTTLLRGDANYAQPIIKWLSEEQRYGGGFYSTQDTINALEALTEYSLLVKRLNLDMSVKVAYKNHGNLHLFKLTEDNFVGRTLTVPLGDDIYVSTGSSTGIATVNVKTVYNTIGTSEESCNFELKIVPKRADGYRKEDGEPLGRLEACAKYRPGVKEPQSGSAHAVMDIGLVSGLEANTEDLSTLASGVDQLIANYEIKDGHVILQIDSVPANNFLCVEFRISELFQVGMLNPATFTVYEYHAPDKRCTMFYNPYGNEKLVRLCEGDECKCMEAECSKVQERLDRSLTADTRREAACQSDIAYVYKVNILSRSEEGNFVKYSATLLDLYKRGQAFAQKNNEVTFVKKKTCTDVELSPGEQYLIMGKEALKISIGYNFKFQYPLDSSTWIEWWPSNTACAFCQEFLNTMEDFAEDLLISGC is encoded by the exons ATGactattttaatgtgtttttttgtttttctgttttctggaaCAACTTTTGGCCAAGAGAAAAC GTATGTTCTTACAGCACCAAAGATCTTCCGAGCTGGGGCATCCGAGAAAGTCGTAGTTCAAGCTTTTGGTTTTGAGAAGGAATTTCCAGTCAATATTGCCATAAAAAGCTTTCCAGATAAGATTACTGTTTATTCTTCTGGTCGTATTTCTTTAACTCCAGCCAACAAATTCCAAGGTGCCGCAACTTTAACA CTTCAACCAACAGATTTACCAAGAACAGAGGATTCAGTCAACTACGTGTATTTGGAAGCTGTTTCTCCACATTTTACACGACTAAAAAAAATTCCTGTTTCCTATGAGAACGGGTTTCTTTTTATTCATACAGACAAACCAATTTATACTCCTGATCAGTCAG TGAAAGTCAGAGTTTACTCTCtgaatgaagaactgcagccagcTCGGCGCGAAACTGTCCTAACCTTTGTG GATCCTGAAGGAGTAAAAGTGGATATTGTAGAAGAAGAAGATTTCACTGGAATAGTTTCTTTTCCTGACTTCAAGATTCCTCCTAATCCTAA GTATGGAATTTGGAAGATTGAAGCCAAGTATAAGAAGAATTTCGTAACCTCAGCTGTTGCAAAATTTGAGGTTAAGGAATATG CAATGCCAAGCTTTTCCATCACTATAGAGCCAGAAAGTAGCTTTATTAGTTCTGATAAATTTGAGAGCTTCAGGATTGTTGTGAAAGCCAG CTATTTTTATAACAAAAGGCTTCCAAGTGCCGATGTTTTTCTTCGTTTTGGAATAAtagaagaaagtgaaaaaaggATGATGCCTCGTGCAATGCATGTAACTAGG ATTGAAAATGGAGTCGCTGCGATCAATTTTAACAGTAAGGAAGCAGTGAGTTCTATAGGGTTTCAAAGTCTGGAAGAATTGGATGGCTCATATTTATATATTGTGGCATCAGTCTTGGAGTCGGAGG GTGGCCTCAGTGGTGAAGCAGAATTTGCTGGAGTCAGGTTTGCTGTATCTCCTTACAAATTGAGTTTGATTGCTACTCCTCTCTTTGTGAAGCCTGGGCTCCCATTCTTCATTAAG GTGCAGGTGAAAGATACAGGAGGTCACTTTGTTGGAAATGTCCCTATAACCATCTCTGCAAAATCGGTCGGTGAACAAACAGATGAGACCGAGTTGATATCGGAGCATTCGGAAtctaggagaagaaaaacaagtatgAATGATGGAACTGCTTTGTTTGTTGTTAATATCCCATCTGACTGCAAAATATTGGAATTTCAA GTGCAAACTGCAGATCCACGTCTCTCAGATGAAAACCAAGCAAGTAAAACCTATGAAGCGAAAGCTTATTCCTCCTTAAGTCAGAGTTATCTATATATTGACTGGGCTTCAAACCACAAAATACTAGAAGTAGGAGATTTCGTAAATATCAATGTATATCCACACAGTCGGTATATTCATAAAATACATCACTTCAGCTATTTG ATCACATCGAAAGGGAAGATAGTAAGCTTTGGAACTCAGACGAGAATGAAGGATTTGGAATATGAACATCTAACTTTTCAGATAACCCAAGAAATGGTTCCTTCAGCACGTCTTATTGTTTATTACATAGTCATGGGAGAAGAAGCTGCTGAATTAGTAGCTGATTCGATTTGGCTGAATGTGGAACAGAAGTGTGGGAATAGTCTTGAT ATTAGGCTGCAGTCAAGCAAAGAGATACTGAAACCAGCAGAAGCCATATCCCTTGACATGAAAACAGAATTCAGTTCCTTTGTTGCTTTGTCGTCTATTGACAAGGCTGTTTATGGAGTCACAGCAAGTGGAAAGAGAGCAATGGAAAAA atAATGCTACATTTGGAAAAAAGTGACCTTGGGTGCGGTGCTGGAGGGGGACGGAACAACATTGATGTATTCCGAATGGCTGGGCTTACATTTTTAACGAATGCAAATGCTGATGATTCAAACGAAGCAG GTGAAACTTGCAATGAAGTTTTAAGAACCAAACGATCTGACTTCAAGGAAAAGATACTCAAAGAAG catCCAAATATGCACATCCAGAAGTTCGCAAATGCTGCATGGCTGGAGTGAAAGCGTATCCAGTCAGTGAGACTTGCAGTGATAGAGCTCGACGGATTCGGAGTAACGAGAAGTGCATttctgcattcagagattgctgtGAATTTGCAAACAGGCTGCGGGAGGAAGAGCCCAATAAACTTCTAATATTGGCGAGAATGC ATTTTGAGTCTGTCCTGGAACTGGATGAAGCAGAAGTTCGCAGCTACTTCCCTGAAAGCTGGTTATGGGAAGTTCACCAGGTTTCTCCCAG GTCAAAGACTCTGTCCATCACCTTGCCTGATTCTCTGACTACCTGGGAAGTACAAGGTGTTGGCATTTCTGATAAAG gTATATGTGTTGCTGCGCCGCTCGAAGTGCCAGTTGTAAAAGATATCTTCCTGAGCATTTATGTTCCTTATTCTGTGGTGCGAGGAGAACAAATTGAATTAAAAGGATCAGTTTATAACCACAGAGATTCTCCAATTAAG TTCTGTGTTAAAATAGCAGCTGGAAATGGAATCTGTGCTTTTGATTCTGCAACTGCTGGATCGAGGATGCGCAGCTGTAATCTGAAGAATCTCGATGGCGGTTCCTCGGCCCCGGTTACATTCAGAATACTTCCGCTGGAATTAGGTCTTCACACGATCAACTTCACATTGCTGACAGCCAGGAACAGCGAAATTGTGGTTAAAACGCTACGCGtaatg CCAGAAGGTGTTAAGAAAGAACTGCATGCAGGTTTCACTTTGGATCCACAGGGTGTTTATG GTTCAATCAAGAGACGACAAGAATTTCGATACAGAATCCCACTAAATCTGGTTCCCAAAACAAAAATTGATAGAAGTGTCAGTGTAAAAG GGCATCTTATGGGTGAAGCAATTGCCACAGTCCTCAGTCCCAGCGGTCTGGATGTCCTCACTGCTTTGCCGAAGGGCAGCGCGGAGGCCGAGCTCGTGAGCATTGCCCCGGTGTTTTATGTGTTCCACTACTTGGAAGAGTCAAATAACTGGCATTTACTGGGTCCTGAAACCTTAACTTCAAGAACTCGCCTGAGGCGGAAGATGAAGGAAG GAATTGTAAGCATCTTGTCATTCAGAAATTCCGACTTCTCATACAGCATGTGGAAGAATGGGCAAGCTAGCACATG GTTGACAGCTTTTGCTTTAAGGATTCTTGGACAAGTTAATCAATACATAAATCTTGATCAAATTTCTGTTTGTAATTCACTTCTGTGGTTGATAGAAAACTGTCAAATGCCGGATGGATCATTCAGTGAATTTTCAGATTACCAAGCAGTGAAACTACAG GGTACATTACCTAGAGAAGCTAAAGAAAAATCTTTGTATCTCACAGCATTTTCTCTTATTGGAATTGAAAAGTCAATTCAAATATGTCCTACTCAG aaaaTCCACGATGCTAAAAATAAAGCAGGAGATTATTTGATGAAAAACGTGCAGTCTGCTCAAAGCCCCTTTACTATGGCGATCACTTCGTATGCTCTGGCTCTCGTGGATTTGAACCATCTCTCCGCACGAGCGGCGTTCTCTGCACTGAAGAAGGAAGCGTCTGTCATAG GTGATCCCCCTATCTATCGTTTTtggaaaaatactttcaaaactCCAGACCAACACACTCCCAGCCCTGTTACTGCACAAATGGTTGAAACTACAGCATACGCCTTGCTTACTACTCTGCTAAGAGGGGACGCAAACTACGCCCAACCAATCATCAAATGGTTGTCTGAAGAGCAAAGATATGGTGGAGGATTTTATTCAACTCAG GACACAATTAATGCCCTTGAGGCCTTGACTGAGTATTCCCTTCTTGTCAAACGGCTCAACCTGGACATGAGTGTTAAGGTAGCGTACAAAAACCATGGAAACCTTCACCTGTTCAAACTGACAGAAGATAACTTCGTGGGAAGAACTCTAACG GTACCTTTGGGTGATGACATATATGTGAGCACTGGAAGCAGCACTGGCATAGCTACAGTAAAT GTGAAGACAGTATATAACACAATTGGTACATCTGAAGAGTCGTGTAACTTCGAATTGAAGATTGTTCCAAAGAGAGCTGATG GTTACAGAAAAGAAGACGGTGAGCCCCTGGGGCGCTTAGAGGCCTGTGCAAA GTACAGGCCCGGTGTGAAGGAGCCACAGTCAGGGTCTGCTCATGCCGTGATGGACATAGGCTTGGTGAGTGGATTGGAAGCAAATACAGAAGATTTATCTACT CTTGCAAGTGGAGTTGATCAGTTGATAGCAAATTATGAGATAAAAGACGGGCATGTTATTCTGCAGATAGACTCT GTGCCGGCGAATAATTTTCTCTGTGTTGAGTTCCGAATAAGTGAGCTTTTCCAGGTTGGAATGCTGAATCCTGCCACATTCACTGTGTATGAATATCATGCACCAG ATAAAAGGTGCACTATGTTTTATAACCCCTACGGAAATGAAAAACTTGTGAGATTGTGTGAAGGAGATGAATGCAAATGCATGGAAG CCGAGTGCAGTAAAGTACAAGAGAGACTGGATCGGTCACTAACTGCTGACACCAGGAGAGAAGCTGCGTGCCAGAGTGATATTGCATATG TTTATAAAGTGAACATCTTATCTCGCAGCGAAGAAGGTAATTTTGTCAAGTATTCTGCAACTCTTCTGGATCTCTATAAAAGAG GGCAGGCTTTTGctcaaaaaaataatgaagtaacctttgttaaaaagaaaacctgTACAGATGTTGAATTGAGCCCAGGAGAGCAGTATTTGATCATGGGAAAAGAAGCCTTGAAGATAAGCATTGGTTACAATTTCAA GTTCCAGTACCCTTTGGACTCCAGCACTTGGATCGAGTGGTGGCCTTCAAATACAGCATGTGCATTTTGTCAGGAGTTTTTAAATACAATGGAAGATTTTGCTGAAGATCTTCTAATCAGTGGCTGTTGA